A window of Micromonospora sp. WMMC415 genomic DNA:
CCAGGACGTGCTCGGGCACCTCGGCGACCAGATCCGCCTCCTGGCGGATCAGGTCCAGCTCCAGGTCCAGGTCCAGCGGGTAGTGGGTACGGATCTCGGCGCCGAACCGGTCCTTGAGCGGGGTGATGATCCGGCCCCGGTTGGTGTAGTCCTCCGGGTTGGCGCTGGCCACGAGGAACAGGTCCAGCGGCAGCCGCAGCTGGTAGCCGCGGACCTGGATGTCCCGCTCCTCCAGCACGTTGAGCAGCGCCACCTGGATCCGCTCGGCCAGGTCGGGCAGCTCGTTGACGGCGAAGACGCCGCGGTTGGTCCGGGGTACGAGTCCGAAGTGGATGGTTTCCGGGTCGCCGAGCGTACGCCCCTGGGCGATCCGGATCGGGTCCACGTCGCCGATCAGGTCGCCCACGCTGGTGTCCGGGGTGGCGAGCTTCTCGCCGTACCGCATCGAACGGTGCAGCCAGCCCACCGGGAGGTCGTCGCCGGCCTCGGCGACGAGTGCCCGGGAGGCCGGGGTGATCGGGTGCAGCGGGTGCTCGTTGAGCACCGAACCGGCGATCACCGGGGTCCATTCGTCGAGGAGCCCGACCAGCGACCGGATCAGCCGGGTCTTGCCCTGGCCGCGCTCGCCGAGCAGCACCATGTCGTGGCCGGCGAGCAGCGCCCGCTCGACCTCGGGCAGCACGGTGTCGTCGTACCCGACGATGCCGGGGAACCGGTCGGCGCCGGAGCGCATCCGGGCCAGGAGGTTGTCTCGGAGTTCCTGCTTGACGGTGCGGTACCGGTGGCCCGCCGCGCGCAGCTCACCGAGCGTGCCGGGCAGGTCGGCGGGCGGGACCGGGGTAACCGGGGAAGGCGCAGTCACCCGACCCAGGCTATCTCGGCACTCCCACCGTGGCGGGCGCGCCGA
This region includes:
- a CDS encoding magnesium chelatase produces the protein MGRVTAPSPVTPVPPADLPGTLGELRAAGHRYRTVKQELRDNLLARMRSGADRFPGIVGYDDTVLPEVERALLAGHDMVLLGERGQGKTRLIRSLVGLLDEWTPVIAGSVLNEHPLHPITPASRALVAEAGDDLPVGWLHRSMRYGEKLATPDTSVGDLIGDVDPIRIAQGRTLGDPETIHFGLVPRTNRGVFAVNELPDLAERIQVALLNVLEERDIQVRGYQLRLPLDLFLVASANPEDYTNRGRIITPLKDRFGAEIRTHYPLDLDLELDLIRQEADLVAEVPEHVLEVLARFARAVRESPSVDPRSGVSARFAIAAAETVAAAALRRAGLLAAGTQPAEALGRDPYTTGGDNKGPFLTPVARVGDAVSVTSTLRGKVEFESGEEGREIEILGHLLRTATVETFRARLAGLDLSGFTALVDDDRVIETGELVSSAELLRQVGTVPGLAKVLDRLGLGDAPSPEQAAAGVEFVLEGLHLTRRLGKDVTDSGRTRYGGRD